One Lepus europaeus isolate LE1 chromosome X, mLepTim1.pri, whole genome shotgun sequence genomic window carries:
- the LOC133753800 gene encoding non-histone chromosomal protein HMG-14-like, whose translation MPKRKVSSAQGPAKEEPKRRLARSLGKQAPVKVEAKPKKAAGQDKSSDKKVQAKEKRGATGIQAEVAHQEAKEDLPAENGETQNEESPASDEAEEKEATSD comes from the coding sequence ATGCCCAAGAGGAAAGTCAGCTCTGCCCAAGGGCCAGCGAAGGAGGAGCCCAAAAGGAGGTTGGCGCGGTCGTTGGGGAAGCAGGCCCCCGTGAAGGTGGAAGCGAAGCCCAAGAAGGCCGCAGGGCAGGATAAGTCATCAGACAAAAAAGTGCAAgcaaaggagaagagaggagcaACGGGAATACAGGCCGAGGTGGCTCACCAAGAAGCTAAAGAAGACTTGCCTGCAGAAAACGGAGAAACTCAGAATGAGGAGAGTCCAGCCtctgatgaagcagaagagaaagaagccaCGTCCGATTAA